One stretch of Nicotiana tabacum cultivar K326 chromosome 18, ASM71507v2, whole genome shotgun sequence DNA includes these proteins:
- the LOC142172833 gene encoding uncharacterized protein LOC142172833, with amino-acid sequence MTTQIHDIKQISSNSMQWNLKVRVVRMWIMSDRFNPQIPFSIELVLQDSKGDRIHATIGKYVLKFFRNKIHELRLYRMNYFVVGPNNLKLRTTTHKLKLTFTQKTFVEETNDPSFHMNIFNLRPFHQLTNEHDVDEIELLDVVGQVVTYEDVKTYNQGDDQSFLINVVLEDDQRNRIMATLWSELVDQIQHHLNESADEPLIVVFPHMKPQKYRGNYSVRSCWYQTKIWINSMLPQSIEFKSRLLAARQSNIERITRTSSQQSYSVRNELDKGIVLFKTIRDLVQCTQESSY; translated from the exons ATGACCACACAAATTCATGATATCAAACAAATATCATCCAACTCGATGCAATGGAATCTCAAAGTTAGAGTGGTTCGAATGTGGATAATGTCGGATCGCTTTAACCCGCAAATACCGTTTTCAATTGAATTGGTTTTACAGGATTCTAAG GGTGATCGTATACATGCTACAATCGGAAAGTATGTTCTTAAGTTTTTTAGGAACAAGATACATGAACTTCGCTTATATCGTATGAACTACTTTGTAGTCGGACCAAATAATTTGAAGTTGAGGACTACGACACACAAGTTGAAGCTGACATTTACTCAAAAGACATTTGTCGAGGAAACAAATGATCCTTCATTTCATATGAACATCTTTAACTTGCGCCCTTTTCACCAACTAACAAATGAACATGATGTCGATGAGATAGAATTACTcg ATGTTGTTGGTCAGGTTGTGACCTATGAAGATGTTAAGACCTACAATCAAGGAGACGACCAAAGTTTCCTTATTAATGTTGTACTCGAAGATGATCA GAGGAACAGGATTATGGCAACATTATGGAGCGAACTTGTGGATCAAATTCAACATCACTTGAATGAATCTGCCGATGAgcctttgattgttgttttcccGCATATGAAACCTCAAAAATATCGAG GTAATTACTCAGTGCGTAGCTGTTGGTATCAGACAAAGATATGGATAAATTCTATGTTGCCACAGTCTATTGAATTTAAATCCAG ATTACTTGCAGCACGTCAATCAAACATTGAGCGAATCACTCGAACAAGTTCTCAACAAAGTTACTCTGTTAGAAATGAGTTAGACAAAGGAATTGTACTGTTTAAAACTATTAGGGATTTAGTTCAGTGCACGCAA GAATCCAGCTATTAG
- the LOC142172834 gene encoding uncharacterized protein LOC142172834, translating into MDGTAFISLLLWNREAMQLIGKSAKELKERLVETSLANADCSYPSEMDDILYKKFMFKVIVKQENIESQVEVYKVLKFTDDDDLLKEYDHTLFEDNMNDPHFLDGQSSSGDKLFGDLMAESQLKSVLQTPIEKSVSESGSSVLDDGDACNAKISPLKTYDKKTRSANKASADDDFNSQLSSNKVRRVIKKEKNP; encoded by the exons ATGGATGGAACCGCTTTTATCTCATTGTTGCTTTGGAATCGCGAAGCTATGCAACTTATAGGGAAGTCCGCAAAAGAACTTAAGGAAAGATTAGTTGAG ACTTCACTTGCGAATGCTGACTGTTCTTATCCAAGTGAAATGGACGATATTCTTTATAAAAAATTCATGTTCAAGGTTATTGTTAAGCAAGAGAATATTGAGTCGCAGGTCGAAGTCTACAAAGTTCTTAAGTTTACTGATGATGATGACCTTCTAAAGGAATACGACCATACTTTATTCGAAGACAATATGAAT GATCCACATTTTTTGGATGGACAAAGCTCAAGTGGAGATAAGCTTTTCGGG GATCTTATGGCCGAAAGTCAGCTGAAGTCTGTTTTGCAAACTCCCATTGAGAAAAGTGTATCAGAAAGTGGATCGTCGGTGTTAGACGATGGAGATGCTTGCAATGCAAAAATATCCCCTTTGAAGACATATGACAAGAAAACTAGATCCGCTAATAAGGCATCAGCAGATGATGACTTCAATTCTCAACTGTCTAGCAACAAGGTTCGCAGAgtcataaagaaagaaaagaatccCTGA